In Burkholderia pyrrocinia, the following proteins share a genomic window:
- a CDS encoding cation:proton antiporter, giving the protein MHETLWYLIIGAVLLAMGIATSALRHLPCSAAMIYLALGVALGPTGAGLLNLDLARDARLLREIVEVALLVSLFAIGLRLRVPLSDKLWLVPCRLGLLAMSITVPLLAACAVLALGLDLGPALLLAAILAPTDPVLAHDVQVHDPGDRDLVRFALSGEGGLNDGIALPFALAGLALCGAHDATHGLPPLSGAFALAALWGIAGAAAIGGGLGWVTTKTIGWLRTRHAQALGLEGFFALALIVLSFGAAQFAHTFGFIAAFAAGVAMRRVEHRASGDRTPREVIGQIDSADVVATEKHPDKAHAYMAESVLGFTIELERIAEAVVMTMIGSVLATLPGPLITWGTAALAAVLFVVVRPFAVLATLAGSRATLAQRRLMAWFGIRGIGSFYYLLFALELGPSGTIRPLAAPVLAIVSASVIVHGISATPLMNWYHRLQQHRR; this is encoded by the coding sequence ATGCACGAAACGCTGTGGTACCTGATCATCGGCGCGGTGCTGCTGGCCATGGGCATCGCGACGTCCGCGCTGCGCCACCTGCCGTGCAGCGCCGCGATGATCTATCTCGCGCTGGGCGTCGCACTCGGCCCGACCGGCGCCGGGCTGCTGAATCTCGACCTCGCGCGCGATGCGCGGCTGCTGCGCGAGATCGTCGAAGTTGCGCTGCTCGTATCGCTGTTCGCGATCGGGCTGCGGCTGCGCGTGCCGCTGTCCGACAAACTGTGGCTCGTGCCGTGCCGCCTCGGGCTGCTCGCGATGAGCATCACCGTGCCGCTGCTCGCCGCATGCGCGGTGCTCGCGCTCGGGCTCGACCTGGGCCCCGCGCTGCTGCTCGCGGCGATCCTCGCGCCGACCGACCCCGTGCTCGCGCACGACGTGCAGGTGCACGACCCGGGCGATCGTGATCTCGTGCGCTTCGCGCTGTCGGGCGAAGGCGGCCTGAATGACGGGATCGCGCTGCCGTTCGCCCTGGCCGGGCTCGCGCTGTGCGGCGCGCACGACGCGACGCACGGGCTGCCGCCGCTGTCGGGCGCGTTCGCGCTCGCCGCGCTGTGGGGCATCGCGGGCGCGGCCGCGATCGGCGGCGGCCTCGGCTGGGTGACGACGAAGACGATCGGCTGGCTGCGCACGCGTCACGCGCAGGCGCTCGGCCTCGAAGGCTTCTTCGCGCTCGCGCTGATCGTGCTGTCGTTCGGCGCCGCGCAGTTCGCGCATACGTTCGGGTTCATCGCGGCGTTCGCGGCCGGCGTCGCGATGCGCCGCGTCGAGCATCGCGCAAGCGGCGACCGCACGCCGCGCGAAGTGATCGGCCAGATCGATTCGGCGGACGTGGTCGCGACCGAGAAGCATCCGGATAAAGCGCACGCGTACATGGCCGAATCGGTGCTCGGCTTCACGATCGAACTCGAACGGATCGCGGAAGCCGTCGTGATGACGATGATCGGCAGCGTGCTCGCGACGCTGCCGGGGCCGCTGATCACGTGGGGCACGGCCGCGCTGGCCGCCGTGCTGTTCGTCGTCGTGCGGCCGTTCGCGGTGCTGGCCACGCTTGCCGGTTCGCGCGCGACGCTTGCGCAGCGGCGACTGATGGCGTGGTTCGGGATACGCGGGATCGGCTCGTTCTACTACCTGCTGTTCGCGCTGGAGCTCGGGCCGTCCGGCACGATACGCCCGCTCGCGGCGCCCGTGCTGGCCATCGTGTCGGCGTCGGTGATCGTGCACGGAATCTCCGCAACGCCGCTGATGAACTGGTATCACCGGCTGCAGCAGCATCGGCGCTGA